Part of the Mauremys reevesii isolate NIE-2019 linkage group 4, ASM1616193v1, whole genome shotgun sequence genome is shown below.
atgcctgacactctgtctcctagcaactgatggcccggcccctccctacaaaggtgttggagacaaaggggtcaggtgacctcctggcccgggaaagaggcaggggagaggaggggccggagggggctgggaagactggagctggctgggaacagaggggaggcagggagaccgggctctgatccccggggggggggggctgggaagcccccaaaatggacctaacCAGGgagatcctgttatctgtgcctgcaaaacctgtgttggactgtgttcctgtcgtctaaataaaccttctgctttactggctggctgagagtcctggtgaatcggcagggagcccgggggtgcagggcctggcgcccccacactccatgacaactggcggcagcggtgggatcggcggcaccctgtggacggcgcttcctgcagtaagtgactggggagcagtaaaacgaaggggcaaTTAACCCCatgggagagtgtgaccagagagcaggactttgcagtaacagggtcccccgggggatcacagcgagcggtcccaggggcggagaagtctgcagctcgaccctggcagagagggggtgacctcaaggactggcacactaggggtccccccggaacccgtggggagcggcgagcaccccggcctgtgggcggccagcaggaagatgtattcccagaagcgcaagtgtgagctggtggagctgtgccagcagagggggctgcactgtgggaagctcaccaaggcccagctgattgcccagctggaggacgcAGATCATGTGAATGAGccaatccctgtctctgagggaagcagccgggcagatgcagcgcaggcaccagtgtctgtccccgctgggggtggtcagccggccgctgagggctccccgagaccccccacccctaggcctagggggaggagcCGCCCAGCGACTActgagggcaccgtgacccccccggccagcaggggatcgtcccggcgacgctcggcctctgtggagcgcaggcggctggacttggagagagagatacaactgaaagagctggaggagcgtaaggaacagagggaatttgaggagagacaaagccagcatgagctggaggagaagcagaagcaacgcgaatacgaggagagggagaaggagcagcagcgcagacatgagctggccatggcccagctgaaaagcagggaggccccggctgcggtgactgagggggggcccaagcctacaaagagctttgataagagcttcctggcctggtgtaaggagggggaggacatagacaccttcctgacggcctttgagaatgcctgcgagctgcaccgggttgcccctgcagacaggatccagtgcctcacccccttactggactgcaccgccgtggaggtgtacagccgaatgaagggggcggaggcgggggactacaacctgttcaaagaggccctactccgcgagtttgggctgaccccggagatggaccggaagaggttccggagtcaacataagacccgggaggtcacatacctacaactggtcaaccgggcgcaggggtacgcccgcaagtggacagctggggcccaaactagagaggacctgcttgacctattcatactggagcacctgtatgagcagtgcccatcgGACCTGaagctgtggttgatggaccagaagccggagaacccgcggCACGCAGACCGGCTGGCCGACGAGTTTGTGAACCGTCGGGCAGGGGATAGCAGGGAggcgtctcgaaggagcaggtctgcctcaatgcagagagagagtcaccatgggacctcccagaaggagccgagggagggcccccaccaaagggaaacatctggcatcaggtccagtcgtccctctcgaggggacccacgagacatgggctgctatcaatgtggccaacaaggccacatacgggcccagtgccccaagctccgggacaaactgagcagaccaaccccacaccgggtcaacttggtagagacccagccggatgaggggcagcgttcacaggaaaggggggctggccgcgtaccccctgcaaaggagggaggggggccccgggttgacccctccgaggggctggatgctccctgccccgagttttgggtttacagggtgggcacagggctgcccctccggagcgagtgccttgttcccctggaggtagacgggaaggaggccactgggtactgggacacgggcgcagaggtgacgctggtccggcccgaggtggtgggcctagatcggatggtgcccaacacctacctgaacctgaggggtgtgatcggaaccccattcagggtgcctgtggcgagggtgcACCTAAAGTGGGGGAAccaggagggccccaaggacgtgggggtgcacccacatttgcccacggaggtgttaatggggggggatctCGAGGACTGGCCCAGTAACACACGGGGTGCTCTggccgtgaaccgtagtcagaattgacgcagggctctgcaccctgacaccgGGGAAGGTACCGAGGCACTGGGCCctgacccggtggggagggaacgcccagggacagggctcagagaggctgtggccccggacccagccggtgagagagagcagatccccgtccctgccccagcggctgagtaccaggccgcggtgcgggaagacccctccctgcggaggataggggacctggccagcctcggggggggacagaccatgggatgaggtggccggaaaaggttcctgtgggagaaggggctcctgtaccgagaatgggctcccccagggaagatggagtcaggggggatcaggaggcagctggtggtaccccaggagtatcgccaccagctgctgtgccgggcccatgacattcccccctcagggcaccagggagcctggtgtacccagcagcggctgctgcagaactattactggcctggggtctttgcccatgtccggcaacactgccgctcctgtgacgtctgccagagggggaggaaggcccgggacaggggggagatggctgtaagACCCTCGCCCCGCTccgaggagcctgtccagaggggggccagggtaaaaaggggggctctgaaccgagacAGCCCGAATCACAgtcccccagactggaacgtggggagaaggccccagccccgcatacaccccaggggtattggggtggggaaagggcgcgggcggcataaggcttcccccctgggggcaggaaactggaatgaccTGGGGTAACTCTCCCCCCCAGATCGGGGGGGACCCTGGGGCCTCTgtgggaatgtaggtgggttcgaacttccccaggtcactggctggagtgaccccgctcagttcggtctcgaaggggtCAGAGCATGttacaaagtgggactgttcgtactgggggctgggtacagaaaCTAAGTTCCAGCAGcacaaatgcctgacactctgtctcctagcaactgatggccgggcccctccctacaaaggtgttggagacaaaggggtcaggtgacctcctggcctgggaaagaggcagagcagggaggaggggccggagggggtggggcagactgTTGTTGGCTGGGGAacaggggaagcagggagaaagggctctgatccccgaggggggctgtAAGGCCCCCAAGAgggacctaaccggggggatcctgttatctgtgccggCAAGACCTGtgctggactgtgttcctgtcgtctaaataaaccttctgctttactggctggctgagaatcCTGgggaatcggcagggagcccgggggtgcagggcctgactcccccacactccgtgacagagcaACACACGGGGTCAGTGGGGGATGGTCTGGGAGACGCGTCCGGCCGGAGCTCGGGGCCGGGAACGGCAGATCGCTGAGAGCAGGAGGGTGAAACTCCCCTGGGGATGGGccctgctgcagggggctcagtcTGTAGAGAGACCCCCCCGAGCTCCACAGCCCCTGGGGTGTCCCTGGCTGTGTCCCCGTCCCCTCAGCCTGCTGAACTCTCTGTTCCCTCTGGGTCcacgcagccccccagccccatagCTCCCGGGGTGTCCCTGGGGTGTCCCTGTCCCCTCAGCCCTCCCCGGACTCTCTGCTCCCTCTGAGTCCCCACAGCCACTGGGCTGGGCCCATGTTACCTTTCTGTGCCCTCCTCCGTCTCCAGTAGTAAATGGCTAACCCAGCCACCATGACTAGCAGCAGCGCGATGCAGACCCCGGTGATGGCCTTCGAAAGAGCCGTGTCTGCACCTGCTGATGAGGAGCAGGGAAGTCAGAGCCCTGCTTGGAGCAGCTCCCTGTGAAGCGCGCTGCCCTCCACAGGGAcccccagggccagcccccccagccaggggacccccagggccagcccccccagccaggggaCATGGGAGACCCCAGGGGTTTCTGGGCTGTGTGTGATGGCAGAGTGGGATGAACAAACCCAGACTGAGCGTCTCTGCAGGGCCCCAGCGCCCGTGAGCACAGGGCAGACGGGTGCCCCATGGCTGGGTCCTTGGTTGCAGGGGCCGaaggagacaggccctgcccagctcccggCACTGCAGCTCAGTGGAGGAGGGACATTGTGCTGGGACCAGACGGCGTCACTGCACTGGCCTCTAACCCGCCGAGACCCCAGTTCAGAGGTTACTGGGGCAGCCGGCAGGATCTCCCCCGCAGCGCTCACGCCCGCTGGACTGGGGCCGGGATGGGCTCTGCGACCCAGGGTGGGACAGGGAAATCTCTCCCCATGGCAGAGCAACAGGAAAATGGGGGCCCAGAGCCCCACTGGCTCAGTATCCCCCCAGCCCAGACTCACCTGTGACATCCAGGAGGAACTCCTCCCgcaggggctgggccagagcCGCGTGGCTGACGCGGCAGGAGAAGATGCTGCCGGAGTCGCTGGCGGTGGGGGTGAAGGTGTAGGTCAGGGTGAGGTTAAAGGTCCCGTCCGGGTTCCTCTGGGGGGCAGAGTGGGTGGCGTCGGTCAGAACCCGCCCGTCTCTCAGCCACGTGACGGTGACGTCCTGGGGGTAGAATCCCCACACGTGGCAGGGGAAGGAGCTCGCTGTGTCTGTCCTGGCCGATCGCTGGGGGACGGAGAGTCGGGGAGCAGCTGGAAGAGGGAACGAGACACCCAGAGTTACATGGAAGAAGCTCCCTGAATCCAGTGTCGCGGCTGAGATTTCActctcctgggaagcaggaaCGTCACCGTTTAACAAACCCACCTGtcacctgcagctccagctgctggTCAGATCTGTCGGGCGTGTAGATGAGGGTGCTGTTGTATCTGCCTTTGTCCTCCAGGCTCACGTTCCTCAGCCACAGGGAGCAGTTCCCCCTGCTCAGCTCCTCCGGGAAAAGCTTCACCCTGGGCTGCTCAGTCGGCTTTTCTCTGAGGTACTCGGCCACCTTCTCAGCTCCCCGGGCCCAGGCCAGGTAGAATTTAGACAGACTGATGGTTTCGCCCACAGTGAAGCTACACGGCAGCAGCACGTCTGAGCCCAGCACGGCCCTCACCGGGGAGGGCCCCACAGTCACGATCAGCTGGGACTCTGGGGGAGAAACACGCAGTGAGCTGGGCCCACTCAAACAAAGTGTGTTTTGCTGAACGCGTCCACATGTGAGATGGTCCAGCAGGGACCCAGGGGTGCCGGCCTCACCTGCAGGCTGGGGGACGTGTCCTGGACAGCAGAGATGCCGCCAGGAGCTCAGGTCAGAGCGGAAAAGCAACTCACCTCCGGCTCCCGGAGCACGAACGGCTCCTGTGCCCCGGGGATGTGGAAACGGGCCCAGCGAGTGGGACGTTCCAGGTGTGATTTACCTCTGCACCTGGTGAGACCGGCACTGGAATCCAGCCCCCGGCTCTGGTGTCCCCACTTTAGAAAGGACGTGTCAAAGTTGGAGAAAACAGACAGATACATTCTCAGCAGGCTGGAGACGGGGCCAGACAGTGAGGGCCTGGCAGCACTCGGTCTGTCAGCTCATCAAACAGCCGGCAGAGGGTGACTTGTTCGTAGTGTATAATTACGTGTCTGGGGAGAAAATCCTGGGTGCTGAGGGTCCCGTTCACCTAGCAGAGGAGGCTGAACACGCCCCAGTGGCCGGGAGCTGGCGCCAGACACATTCACATTGGAAATGAGGCACAAAGTGAgcagccaggctgcctgcccaccGGCACCAACCCCCCGGGCAGAAGTGGGGGCGGTGTCACTACCTCTGGGTGGCTCCAGCCCAACCAGGAGGATTTTTGGGAAGGGGCGTTAGCCAAGCTCAAGTCACTGGGCCCAGTGCAGGGGTGGCCGGatgagattctctggcctgtgccccCCGAGGTCAGACaagaggatctggccccttgtgGCTGCAAGCGGAGTGGGGGACAGGACCCAGGTTGGGCAGAGCGGGGGGCTGGTGAAATGAGCCCCGGGCTGCCCCGGGTACAGCCTGGACAGTCCTTTCCTTTGCACTCGCTGGGCTGGGGCGATCAACGCGCTGCTGGCGGTGGCTGGCTCAGCAAAGATCCGCTTCAGAGTAACGGCGCCTGCTCCCGATGGGGGCCCGGGGAGCGCTGCCTGGCAAaccccagcctggctttctgcAGGGCCCGTCACAGCACCGAGCCCACAGCCAGCCATGGTGGAGAGTGGAGCGAGCTGGGTTTGGTCACAGGGTGATGTTCATTTGTCATTTATCCCCCTGCCTCCCACCTGTTCCCCTCCAGGGTCACTGCTGGGATATCGAACCTGGAACAGACCTGGGCTCCTTCACCGGCAGCTCCCTGGTTCCCCGTCTGAGCTCTCAGACCCCgacccccctctcctgccccggGATCCCCCGCGGCTCCCCCGGTCCCTCCCCGGCTCCTGTCACACTCTGGGGCATTCGCACGGGCTCAGGGCAGACCCTGCGGCTGAGGCCgggcagagctgggcagtgaCTGACCCCCCTGTACCCAGGCCCCGTCCCCAGGACTTTACTCTGCCGGGAGccccggggccctgccctgccccagggcaccAGGGGTCTGTACTTACCGGCCACCCCAAGGacgaggagggggaggaggagacccCCCAGCCCCATGGTCCCTGCCCTCCGTTCCCACAGAGTCGCCATCTCAGGGCTGTGAGCGGATTTGCTTTCACTTTCCCTCCCACGACGACGCCCCAAGGGCCATAAAAGCAGGTGAGGAGGCAGGAATCACCTTCGAGTCCCAAGTCCTTCCTGGCACAGAAACCCGCCACCGCCacaccccacac
Proteins encoded:
- the LOC120404149 gene encoding tapasin-related protein-like codes for the protein MGLGGLLLPLLVLGVAESQLIVTVGPSPVRAVLGSDVLLPCSFTVGETISLSKFYLAWARGAEKVAEYLREKPTEQPRVKLFPEELSRGNCSLWLRNVSLEDKGRYNSTLIYTPDRSDQQLELQVTAAPRLSVPQRSARTDTASSFPCHVWGFYPQDVTVTWLRDGRVLTDATHSAPQRNPDGTFNLTLTYTFTPTASDSGSIFSCRVSHAALAQPLREEFLLDVTAGADTALSKAITGVCIALLLVMVAGLAIYYWRRRRAQKGFSASQ